A single region of the Mycoplasma mycoides subsp. mycoides SC str. PG1 genome encodes:
- a CDS encoding aspartate--ammonia ligase has translation MYKSKLSIKQTQQAIQDIKFGLTKQLKQNLNLTRVSAPLFVTSESKINDGLNGDIPVVFTPNQWKEDLEIVHSLAKWKRYALDKYNFNFGEGIWADMNAIRKDDVVDYKHSLYVDQWDWELIISKEQRNLEFLKQIATKIYDSIRYVEHKINFKYPDLVDKLPKQLTFIDSLDLYNKYPNLTAEQREDEVAREYKAVFIYKIGYDLPDKKPHSKRAFDYDDWNLNGDLIFYDLVNDKALEISSMGIRVDAKSLSEQTKILNKTDSDLGLYHDQVLNDKLPLTIGGGIGQSRLSMFLLEKAHIGEVQVSVWEKQYKEDLKKQGIVLL, from the coding sequence ATGTATAAATCTAAACTAAGTATTAAACAAACTCAACAAGCTATTCAAGATATTAAATTTGGTTTAACTAAGCAATTAAAACAAAATTTAAACTTAACAAGAGTTTCAGCTCCACTTTTTGTAACTTCAGAATCTAAAATTAATGATGGATTAAATGGTGATATTCCAGTTGTATTTACTCCTAATCAATGAAAAGAAGACTTAGAAATAGTTCACTCACTTGCTAAATGAAAACGTTATGCACTAGATAAATATAATTTTAATTTTGGTGAAGGTATTTGAGCAGATATGAATGCTATTAGAAAAGATGATGTTGTTGATTATAAACACTCATTATATGTTGATCAATGAGATTGAGAATTGATTATAAGTAAAGAACAAAGAAATCTTGAGTTTTTAAAACAAATTGCTACTAAAATTTATGACTCAATTAGATATGTTGAACACAAAATCAATTTTAAATATCCTGATTTAGTAGATAAGTTACCAAAACAATTAACATTTATTGATTCTTTAGATTTATATAATAAATATCCTAATTTAACAGCTGAACAAAGAGAAGATGAAGTTGCAAGAGAATATAAAGCCGTATTCATTTATAAAATTGGTTATGATTTACCAGATAAAAAACCTCATTCAAAAAGAGCATTTGATTATGATGATTGAAATCTAAATGGTGATTTAATTTTTTATGATTTAGTTAATGATAAAGCTTTAGAAATTAGTTCTATGGGTATTAGAGTTGATGCTAAAAGTTTAAGTGAACAAACTAAAATATTAAATAAAACAGATTCTGATTTAGGTTTATATCACGATCAAGTACTTAATGATAAATTGCCTTTAACTATTGGTGGAGGAATTGGACAAAGTCGATTAAGTATGTTTTTATTAGAAAAAGCTCATATTGGTGAAGTACAAGTTAGTGTGTGAGAAAAACAATATAAAGAAGATTTAAAAAAACAAGGAATAGTTTTATTGTAA
- a CDS encoding DUF3800 domain-containing protein, with protein sequence MRTKNTKYISIYLDESGSGNSPFFIVGGFFLFNFDRKQIYIQEVNISKNIEYIESQIKKNNKKTIDLKKEMKFINLTFKNKKLLFNNIKNNNQVNISMLYDLVKFKNVNQKPILIDYLYNIMVFLILQNILFDLLKQDFINLKDEISIKVNIDQRRNYKNSLTKSNSFKELKMYLNTRMYEKSKFINMNKIEVLQFNSKLEPNIRYADYYVGLLSSVRRILKNQAKSYDFKSDKLLCLLNNRIKHIEYKNTFS encoded by the coding sequence ATGAGAACTAAAAATACTAAGTACATTAGCATATATTTAGATGAAAGTGGCTCAGGAAATTCACCTTTTTTTATTGTCGGAGGATTTTTTTTATTTAATTTTGATAGAAAACAAATATATATTCAAGAAGTTAATATATCAAAAAACATTGAATATATTGAGTCTCAAATAAAAAAGAATAACAAAAAAACAATAGATTTAAAAAAAGAAATGAAATTTATAAATCTAACATTTAAAAATAAAAAATTACTTTTCAATAATATAAAGAATAATAATCAGGTTAATATTTCTATGTTATATGATTTAGTTAAATTTAAAAATGTAAATCAAAAACCCATATTAATTGATTATTTATACAATATAATGGTCTTTTTAATTCTTCAAAATATACTTTTTGATTTATTAAAACAAGATTTTATAAATTTAAAAGATGAGATTTCTATAAAAGTAAACATAGATCAAAGAAGAAACTATAAAAACTCTCTAACCAAATCTAATTCATTTAAAGAATTAAAGATGTATTTGAACACTAGGATGTATGAAAAATCTAAATTCATAAATATGAATAAAATAGAAGTTTTACAGTTTAATTCTAAGTTAGAACCAAATATTAGGTATGCAGATTATTATGTCGGATTGTTATCATCAGTAAGAAGAATTTTAAAAAATCAAGCCAAAAGTTATGATTTTAAATCAGACAAACTATTATGTTTACTAAATAATAGGATAAAACATATCGAATATAAAAATACATTTTCTTAA
- the mnmG gene encoding tRNA uridine-5-carboxymethylaminomethyl(34) synthesis enzyme MnmG — protein MKSNYDVIVVGGGHAGVEAALASARLNKKTALINLYEDKIATMPCNPSVGGPAKGIVVREIDALGGEMAKAADATALQTKLLNSSRGPGVWALRVQSDKEEYSKYMRNVIKNQKNLDLITRACTGLVYDENKTVTGIYLDDQTILNAKAVIITTGTYLKSEILKGVDRYESGPNNEKTTKGISQSLIDLGIKLMRFKTGTPARVYRDSVDLSNAVLEPGTDMKLAFSFSTSTYTPIEKQQPCYLIHSTLETKKIIEDNLEKSAMYSGTVKSIGPRYCPSFEDKAVRFREKDTHQIFIEPETLNGDTWYVQGFSTSMPIEVQEMMLKSLPGFENVRVKHWAYAIEYDCIDPMQLSPSLELKDVKNLFTAGQINGTSGYEEAAGQGLIAGINASRKIDGLDPIILRRDEAYIGVMIDDLINKGVWEPYRLLTSRAEHRLLLRNDNAETRLKQYGKEIGLISDQEWNQYLIYVKEIEQAIKELKEIRFTPKSQLAINLKNKNQADLSHGYSGYEIIKIPTVDINELIEFIPSLQKLKTNQLQSIVIEIRFEGYVKKERQLVDKLVKLERKKIPLDINYSKVDNLATEAKDKLEKIRPLNIGQASRITGVNPADIQMLLFYLKKQYPLENIDN, from the coding sequence ATGAAAAGTAATTATGATGTAATTGTTGTAGGTGGAGGTCATGCGGGAGTTGAAGCCGCTTTAGCTAGTGCTAGATTAAATAAAAAAACAGCTTTAATCAACTTGTATGAAGATAAAATTGCAACAATGCCATGTAATCCAAGTGTTGGTGGTCCTGCTAAAGGAATAGTAGTTAGAGAGATTGATGCACTTGGTGGAGAAATGGCTAAAGCCGCTGATGCCACTGCTTTACAAACTAAATTACTTAATTCTTCAAGAGGACCTGGTGTATGAGCATTAAGAGTGCAATCAGATAAAGAAGAATATTCTAAATACATGAGAAATGTAATTAAAAATCAAAAAAACTTGGATTTAATTACAAGAGCATGTACTGGTTTAGTTTATGATGAAAATAAAACTGTTACAGGTATTTATTTAGATGATCAAACTATTTTAAATGCTAAAGCAGTAATCATTACAACTGGAACTTATTTAAAATCTGAAATTTTAAAAGGTGTTGATAGATATGAATCAGGACCTAATAATGAAAAAACAACTAAAGGAATAAGTCAATCATTAATTGATTTAGGAATTAAATTAATGAGATTTAAAACTGGAACTCCTGCTAGAGTTTATAGAGATTCAGTTGATCTAAGTAATGCTGTTCTTGAACCAGGAACTGATATGAAACTAGCTTTTAGCTTTTCAACAAGCACTTATACTCCAATAGAAAAACAACAACCTTGTTATTTAATTCATTCAACATTAGAGACTAAAAAAATAATTGAAGACAATTTAGAAAAATCTGCAATGTATTCAGGAACTGTTAAATCAATTGGACCAAGATATTGTCCTAGTTTTGAAGACAAAGCTGTCAGATTTAGAGAAAAAGATACTCATCAAATTTTTATTGAACCTGAAACTTTAAATGGAGATACTTGATATGTTCAAGGATTTTCAACTTCAATGCCTATTGAAGTTCAAGAAATGATGCTAAAATCACTACCTGGATTTGAAAATGTTAGAGTAAAGCATTGAGCTTATGCGATTGAATATGATTGTATAGATCCAATGCAATTATCTCCTAGTTTAGAATTAAAAGATGTTAAAAATTTATTTACTGCTGGACAAATTAATGGAACTAGTGGATATGAAGAAGCTGCTGGACAAGGATTGATAGCTGGTATTAATGCTTCTAGAAAAATAGATGGATTGGATCCAATTATTTTAAGAAGAGATGAAGCTTATATTGGTGTTATGATTGATGATTTAATTAATAAAGGTGTTTGAGAGCCTTATAGATTATTAACAAGTAGAGCAGAACATAGATTATTATTAAGAAATGATAATGCCGAAACTAGATTAAAACAATATGGAAAAGAAATTGGATTAATTAGTGATCAAGAATGAAACCAATATTTAATTTATGTTAAAGAAATTGAACAAGCAATTAAAGAATTAAAAGAAATTAGATTTACACCAAAATCTCAATTAGCGATAAATTTAAAAAATAAAAATCAAGCTGATTTATCTCATGGATATAGTGGTTATGAAATTATTAAAATCCCAACAGTTGATATTAATGAATTAATTGAATTTATTCCAAGCTTGCAAAAATTAAAAACTAATCAGTTACAGTCAATAGTTATTGAAATTAGATTTGAAGGTTATGTTAAAAAAGAGCGTCAATTAGTTGATAAATTAGTTAAACTAGAACGTAAAAAAATTCCTTTAGATATTAATTATTCTAAAGTTGATAACCTAGCAACAGAAGCAAAAGACAAACTAGAAAAAATCAGACCTTTAAATATTGGACAAGCTTCAAGAATTACTGGAGTTAATCCAGCTGATATTCAAATGTTATTATTTTATTTAAAAAAACAATATCCATTAGAAAATATCGATAATTAA